Proteins encoded within one genomic window of Catharus ustulatus isolate bCatUst1 chromosome 10, bCatUst1.pri.v2, whole genome shotgun sequence:
- the ABCC5 gene encoding multidrug resistance-associated protein 5 isoform X5 has product MKDIDIGKEYIIPSPGYRSVRERADSVQHEEQEESNFQHSKLKIECQDALEAAARAEGLPLDTSVHSQLRMLDEEHHKGKYHHGLNALKPIRTTSKHQHPVDNAGLFSSMTFSWLTPLAHRAYKKGELFMDDVWSLSRHESSDVNCRRLERLWQEELKENGPDDASLRRVVWIFCRTRLIISIVCLMITQLAGFSGPHFQDGCFLRQEEAFLLGRATAKSKGKVMFIPWECLRQLSSLYQPLR; this is encoded by the exons ATGAAAGACATCGACATAGGAAAAGAGTACATTATACCCAGTCCTGGGTATAGAAGTGTGAGGGAAAGAGCTGACTCGGTGCAGCATGAAGAGCAGGAAGAGTCTAATTTTCAGCATTCTAAACTTAAG ATTGAATGCCAGGATGCCTTGGAAGCAGCAGCTCGGGCAGAGGGCCTGCCACTGGACACCTCTGTGCATTCCCAGCTGAGAATGCTGGATGAAGAGCATCACAAGGGCAAATACCACCATGGTCTGAATGCACTGAAACCCATACGGACCACTTCCAA ACACCAGCACCCTGTTGATAATGCTGGGCTTTTCTCCTCCATGACCTTCTCCTGGCTCACTCCTTTGGCCCACAGAGCATACAAGAAAGGGGAGTTGTTTATGGATGATGTATGGTCTTTATCAAGGCACGAGTCTTCAGATGTCAATTGCAGAAG gCTGGAAAGATTGTGGCAggaagaactgaaagaaaacgGGCCTGACGATGCTTCTCTCCGGAGGGTTGTGTGGATTTTCTGCCGCACCAGGCTCATCATTTCCATAGTGTGTCTGATGATCACGCAGCTCGCAGGTTTCAGTGGACCA cattttcaggATGGCTGTTTTCTGCGTCAGGAGGAGGCAttcctgctgggcagagccaccGCCAAGAGCAAAGGTAAGGTAATGTTTATTCCATGGGAATGCTTAAGACAGCT